The Neobacillus sp. PS3-34 genome has a window encoding:
- the flgK gene encoding flagellar hook-associated protein FlgK — translation MRSTFMGLETARRGMFTQQTALYTTGQNVSNASTPGYSRQRVNFQQTEPYPGKGMNMPQMPGQMGTGVKAGSIQRMRESFLDVQYRGENNKLGYWESRSESLDKMENIMNEPSDSGLTNTMNQFWQSLQDLAVDPTNAGARSVVRQRGEAVAETFNYVSNSLTAIQKDQKDQVDVSVKEVNSVVFQLNNVNQQIGSVEPHGYLPNDLYDERDRLIDQLSSMVNIKVDYVKSGGNPDPNAEGKAVIKLVSDNGAQLGVLLGDNSYNELKVNYDGVDESVKTLTLGASSIDFSQMNSTGKLKSLIESYGYEENGQATGTYTDMVSKLDNLAYTFATEFNKVHSDGISPNEITAKQKQDISFFADAGNAPISDKKGFASRIQLSGDIQNSLDNIATASGDPAIATLGDGSNVLALARVINNKYEYSANEQADFQSYYQGVIGSMAVKSQEATRLSQNSTSLQQAVEEKRQSVSSVSLDEEMTNMIQFQHAYNASARMITLQDEMLDKIINGMGAGGR, via the coding sequence CAACCTTTATGGGATTAGAAACAGCGCGCCGGGGAATGTTTACCCAGCAGACCGCTTTATATACAACAGGACAAAACGTATCAAATGCGAGCACACCGGGCTATTCACGCCAGCGTGTAAACTTCCAGCAAACAGAACCATATCCGGGAAAGGGCATGAATATGCCGCAAATGCCGGGACAGATGGGGACGGGCGTAAAAGCAGGCTCAATTCAGAGGATGCGTGAAAGCTTTCTCGATGTCCAGTACAGAGGGGAAAACAATAAGCTTGGCTACTGGGAATCGCGTTCGGAATCACTGGATAAAATGGAAAATATCATGAATGAGCCATCCGATTCAGGTCTCACCAACACGATGAACCAGTTCTGGCAATCACTGCAGGATTTAGCTGTCGACCCAACCAATGCAGGGGCACGCTCTGTTGTCCGCCAGCGTGGAGAGGCAGTTGCAGAGACCTTTAACTATGTATCAAATTCTCTTACAGCGATTCAAAAAGACCAAAAGGACCAGGTAGATGTCTCTGTAAAAGAAGTTAATTCAGTTGTTTTCCAATTAAATAACGTGAACCAGCAAATTGGCAGCGTGGAACCGCACGGCTATTTGCCGAATGATTTATATGATGAGCGCGACCGATTGATCGATCAGCTTTCCTCAATGGTCAATATTAAAGTCGATTATGTGAAATCCGGCGGGAATCCAGATCCAAATGCAGAAGGAAAAGCTGTCATCAAATTAGTGAGTGATAACGGAGCTCAGCTGGGTGTTCTGCTCGGCGATAATAGCTATAACGAGCTGAAGGTTAATTATGATGGCGTGGACGAATCCGTTAAGACGCTTACGCTTGGCGCTTCCTCGATCGATTTTTCCCAGATGAATTCAACCGGAAAGCTGAAGTCGCTGATTGAGTCATATGGATATGAAGAGAACGGACAAGCTACAGGAACATATACAGATATGGTTTCTAAGCTCGATAACCTGGCCTACACGTTTGCAACCGAATTTAACAAAGTACATAGTGATGGAATCAGCCCGAATGAAATCACGGCAAAACAGAAACAGGATATTTCATTTTTTGCGGATGCAGGAAACGCTCCTATTTCTGATAAAAAAGGATTTGCTAGCAGGATTCAATTATCCGGCGATATCCAGAACAGCCTTGATAATATCGCGACAGCAAGCGGAGATCCGGCCATTGCAACACTTGGTGATGGAAGCAATGTGCTTGCTCTGGCTAGGGTGATCAATAACAAGTACGAGTACAGCGCAAATGAACAGGCCGATTTCCAAAGCTATTACCAGGGTGTCATTGGCAGCATGGCGGTAAAATCCCAGGAAGCGACACGCCTTTCACAAAATAGTACTTCCCTACAGCAGGCGGTAGAGGAAAAACGGCAGTCTGTCAGCTCGGTTTCATTAGATGAAGAAATGACCAATATGATTCAGTTTCAGCATGCCTATAATGCCTCGGCAAGAATGATCACGTTGCAGGATGAAATGCTGGATAAAATTATTAACGGCATGGGAGCCGGCGGAAGATAG